One Clavelina lepadiformis chromosome 1, kaClaLepa1.1, whole genome shotgun sequence genomic region harbors:
- the LOC143444252 gene encoding coronin-1C-like yields MHRFKASKYKNSVVKGSKKEECFTDISVEVPLCFGNGLAVGTRFIASNISSAGSGKIGIFGVNHPGRMGQNPTLSAHSDSVIDLEWSPFHHNILLSASQDTTVKLWKLPSNGLSESAPINPVATFTGFKKRPELLRHHTIADNTFAVADESGISIWNIDKGISMCGWDTIACTTKSRSKQLRALDQRNLSSCLQTLEFGSSTGFLPPVFSGFTFSEDEEIESEREEVMEMEYKRTDTESEHSSCETRVAVQPFNQSKLNDLVRDLDLSKQEAQLLASRLKEKQVLD; encoded by the exons GAATGTTTCACCGACATATCCGTCGAAGTGCCACTTTGCTTTGGAAATGGTCTTGCAGTGGGAACAAGGTTTATAGCTAGCAACATTAGCTCAGCAG GAAGCGGAAAGATTGGGATATTTGGTGTGAATCATCCCGGACGAATGGGGCAAAATCCAACATTATCTGCCCATAGTGATAGTGTTATTGATCTCGAATGGTCACCCTTTCATCATAACATTCTACTTTCTGCGTCTCAGGATACAACA GTAAAACTTTGGAAGCTACCGTCTAATGGGCTTTCTGAATCTGCACCAATCAACCCGGTTGCTACTTTCACAGGCTTTAAGAAGAGGCCAGAATTGTTAAGGCATCACACAATTGCTGACAACACTTTTGCTGTGGCAGATGAAAGTGGAATTTCAATCTGGAACATTGATAAGGGGATTTCTATGTGTG GATGGGACACAATTGCATGCACAAcaaag tCCAGAAGTAAGCAGCTTCGAGCGCTGGATCAACGAAATCTCTCGTCTTGCCTTCAGACGTTAGAATTTGGTTCATCAACCGG ATTCCTTCCTCCAGTCTTtagtggttttacattttctgaagatGAGGAAATTGAATCGGAAAGGGAAGAGGTTATGGAAATGGAGTATAAAAGAACAGATACAGAATCTGAACACTCTTCTTGTGAAACCAGAGTAGCTGTTCAGCCGTTTAATCAATCAAAACTGAATGACTTAGTACGTGATTTAGATTTGTCCAAGCAAGAAGCTCAGCTCTTAGCCTCCAGACTCAAGGAAAAGCAGGTTCTAGATTAA